The proteins below are encoded in one region of Belonocnema kinseyi isolate 2016_QV_RU_SX_M_011 chromosome 5, B_treatae_v1, whole genome shotgun sequence:
- the LOC117173570 gene encoding uncharacterized protein LOC117173570 — MATNETMSFKTLLNIQRDTFGLIDRTISNFNKIGKDNVTAAKVQSRTDILKERWDLASKYHNQINAVATNAERKKEEYFMEGEYSNASDNYEEAMDFLSEWKAKFAPVFQAGPIVPSESSPGSTVFYKLQYYRDGWMRTMDASSSRCN; from the exons ATGGCTACGAATGAAACAATGTCGTTCAAAACTCTATTAAATATACAACGCGACACATTCGGACTCATTGATCGTACTATTTCCAACTTTAATAAAATTGGAAAGGATAATGTGACAGCTGCTAAGGTTCAAAGCAGAACTGATATACTAAAAGAACGCTGGGATCTCGCTAGCAAGTATCATAATCAGATTAACGCCGTTGCCACCAATgctgaaagaaaaaaagaagaatacttCATGGAAGGAGAGTATAGTAATGCTTCTGATAATTATGAAGAAGCCATGGACTTTCTTAGCGAATGGAAAGCGAAATTCGCTCCAGTTTTTCAAGCAG GGCCTATTGTTCCGTCTGAGTCGAGTCCCGGCAGTACAGTCTTCTACAAGCTACAGTACTACAGGGATGGATGGATGCGAACCATGGACGCAAGCAGTAGCAGATGCAATTAG